In Fusarium oxysporum f. sp. lycopersici 4287 chromosome 6, whole genome shotgun sequence, a single window of DNA contains:
- a CDS encoding hypothetical protein (At least one base has a quality score < 10), which translates to MEGNSAGATSGTDEKTISTRLSEENGIKDNCDDNHQNRGGAPAARQGVKLRSASRKPKRFRVKPAVAPKTQQARECHNNVEKQYRTRLKLRFEKLLTVLQASRREDERPGEAKSLETNYCFSRGDVLDAARQRILALEEENKQLSCKIKELSQALMVG; encoded by the coding sequence ATGGAAGGAAATTCCGCCGGTGCCACGTCTGGCACAGATGAGAAGACAATCTCGACACGATTGTCCGAGGAAAATGGCATCAAGGACAACTGCGACGACAACCACCAAAACAGGGGAGGTGCCCCAGCCGCTCGCCAAGGGGTCAAATTGCGTTCAGCATCTCGCAAGCCAAAGAGATTCCGAGTGAAGCCAGCCGTTGCCCCAAAAACCCAGCAAGCTCGCGAGTGCCACAATAACGTCGAGAAGCAGTACCGGACCCGTTTGAAACTGCGCTTCGAAAAGTTGCTCACGGTACTGCAAGCCTCACGGCGGGAAGACGAGAGACCAGGGGAGGCAAAGTCTTTGGAAACGAACTATTGCTTCAGCAGAGGCGATGTTTTAGATGCTGCGAGGCAGCGCATTTTGGCTTTGGAGGAAGAAAACAAACAGCTTTCATGCAAAATTAAAGAGCTTAGTCAGGCTTTGATGGTTGGTTAG